One window from the genome of Danaus plexippus chromosome 3 unlocalized genomic scaffold, MEX_DaPlex mxdp_30, whole genome shotgun sequence encodes:
- the LOC116779850 gene encoding uncharacterized protein LOC116779850, with product MAAPQEETLLSRCEIPIIDLAHIGTDVCPMKSVVRRIGQQLFTALSTKGLAMLVNHGVAEEKLKAVYADLDNFCALPEGCQAQYLRNPISNHGYVKPGMEQFDETKKELRHSFNITTLSAAAMPAQEEVPEFTQHAVPLAHDLTNLSRVLLQALGYAFGLPPSTLLSCHSHMLQSDGCNASTMRILYYPPVPPEDEGPCYEHVTYTRCGAHSDRCTFTLVAQDSEGGLEVKLNGSDKWQSVGHLPGAILVQTGELLASWTTNLLPALMHRVVVPSGTYARARGRHCVAFFCHPDNEAIIPPLALRPAPVPAPPAFTPHTHLTLHHRLLNAAHHIQKRFRETYA from the exons gtACTGATGTGTGTCCCATGAAATCAGTGGTGCGACGTATTGGACAACAGCTCTTCACTGCTCTTAGCACTAAAGGTCTCGCCATGCTTGTCAACCACGGCGTCGCAGAAGAGAAG TTGAAAGCGGTTTACGCAGATTTAGATAACTTTTGTGCTCTACCCGAGGGTTGCCAGGCGCAGTATCTTCGCAACCCGATCAGCAACCACGGTTATGTGAAACCTGGTATGGAGCAGTTCGACGAGACCAAGAAg GAGTTACGTCACTCGTTTAATATAACCACTCTGTCGGCGGCGGCCATGCCCGCTCAAGAAGAGGTGCCAGAGTTTACGCAACACGCCGTGCCCCTCGCTCACGATCTCACCAATCTTTCCCGTGTGCTCTTACAGGCTCTCGGTTACGCTTTTG GTCTGCCCCCCTCCACTCTGCTCTCCTGCCACTCCCACATGCTACAGAGCGATGGCTGCAATGCTTCCACGATGCGTATCCTGTACTACCCGCCCGTACCCCCCGAAGATGAAGGTCCATGCTACGAACACGTTACGTATACGAGATGCGGTGCACACTCCGACAGGTGCACCTTCACGCTCGTCGCTCAGGACTCGGAAGGGGGGCTTGAG GTTAAGTTGAATGGCAGTGATAAGTGGCAATCTGTTGGTCATCTGCCAGGAGCGATTCTCGTACAAACTGGAGAACTTCTTGCTTCTTGGACTACTAACCTGCTACCGGCCCTG ATGCACCGTGTCGTTGTACCGTCCGGCACATACGCTCGCGCCCGCGGCCGTCACTGCGTCGCCTTCTTCTGTCACCCGGACAATGAAGCGATCATTCCCCCCCTCGCCCTCCGCCCCGCGCCCGTCCCCGCTCCCCCCGCCTTCACCCCGCACACGCACCTCACCTTACACCACCGGCTGCTGAACGCGGCCCACCACATACAGAAAAGATTCAGAGAAACGTACGCGTGA
- the LOC116769823 gene encoding zinc finger protein GLIS2-like isoform X2 yields the protein MEEDDDLSGGSSPEHVTESMDSIGVCGWRGCMARFASIPRLSAHIARVHAHAHRDGLFYCNWKGCSRPQRGFNARYKMLVHVRTHTNERPHTCNQCQKSFSRAENLKIHLRSHSGEKPYVCPYEGCGKAYSNSSDRFKHTRTHTVDKPYCCKIPGCNKRYTDPSSLRKHVKTYKHFVNDKDLPKHEMTEERASSDSSSPLRENSGYGQSSPRMYIPNCIPPSKSSYNTYLPYSNPALGAPLGYLPVLEQVPCVRPLERVFPMRVPPHDMPYTDYHLYEDHYRNVYPYGLNYSPLRPNVNEKVLYEEQETIEEIQVVDTEKHVEVPLNLICSKRLEFKPVDDLVRHTDLPLDLSTKS from the exons ATG GAAGAGGATGACGACCTGTCTGGCGGATCATCCCCAGAGCATGTAACTGAGTCAATGGACAGTATTGGTGTATGCGGTTGGCGGGGGTGTATGGCACGGTTTGCGAGCATCCCCCGCCTTTCAGCACACATCGCGCGAGTGCACGCGCATGCACACAGAGACGGATTGTTCTATTGCAACTGGAAGGGTTGTTCTAGACCGCAACGGGGTTTTAACGCCAG GTACAAAATGTTGGTGCATGTAAGGACTCACACAAACGAACGTCCACATACCTGTAATCAGTGTCAAAAAAGCTTTTCAAGAGccgaaaatcttaaaatacatCTCCGTTCACATTCCGGGGAAAAACCATACGTTTGCCCTTACGAG GGATGCGGGAAAGCGTACTCAAATTCAAGCGACAGGTTCAAACACACACGTACGCACACCGTGGATAAGCCTTACTGCTGCAAAATACCGGGTTGCAACAAACGTTACACGGATCCGTCCAGCTTAAGGAAACATGTCAAGACTTACAAACACTTCGTCAACGATAAGGACCTGCCGAAACATGAAATGACGGAAGAAAGAGCGAGTTCTGATAGCTCTTCACCGCTTCGGGAAAACAGCGGATACGGCCAGTCCTCACCTCGTATGTACATCCCAAATTGTATACCCCCATCAAAATCCTCGTACAATACCTACTTGCCGTATTCGAATCCCGCGTTAGGAGCGCCTTTAGGTTACTTACCAGTGTTAGAACAAGTTCCGTGTGTGCGACCGTTAGAGAGGGTTTTTCCCATGAGAGTCCCGCCCCACGACATGCCGTATACAGACTACCACCTCTACGAGGACCATTACCGGAACGTCTACCCTTACGGCCTAAATTATTCACCCTTAAGGCCGAATGTCaatgaaaaagtattatatgaaGAGCAGGAAACAATCGAGGAGATACAAGTTGTTGATACTGAAAAACACGTAGAAGTACctttaaacttaatatgtaGCAAACGACTGGAGTTCAAGCCAGTCGACGATCTAGTCAGACACACAGACTTGCCTCTAGATTTAAGTACTAagagttaa
- the LOC116769823 gene encoding zinc finger protein GLI2-like isoform X1 — translation MLVFPHLRSDIRNEGCRTSRWMPAERFAPYFARPTIIKHLPPQEEDDDLSGGSSPEHVTESMDSIGVCGWRGCMARFASIPRLSAHIARVHAHAHRDGLFYCNWKGCSRPQRGFNARYKMLVHVRTHTNERPHTCNQCQKSFSRAENLKIHLRSHSGEKPYVCPYEGCGKAYSNSSDRFKHTRTHTVDKPYCCKIPGCNKRYTDPSSLRKHVKTYKHFVNDKDLPKHEMTEERASSDSSSPLRENSGYGQSSPRMYIPNCIPPSKSSYNTYLPYSNPALGAPLGYLPVLEQVPCVRPLERVFPMRVPPHDMPYTDYHLYEDHYRNVYPYGLNYSPLRPNVNEKVLYEEQETIEEIQVVDTEKHVEVPLNLICSKRLEFKPVDDLVRHTDLPLDLSTKS, via the exons ATGTTAGTGTTTCCGCATTTGAGGTCAGATATACGTAACGAGGGGTGCAGGACGTCAAGATGGATGCCTGCCGAGAGATTCGCTCCTTATTTCGCGAGACCAACTATAATCAAACATTTGCCCCCGCAG GAAGAGGATGACGACCTGTCTGGCGGATCATCCCCAGAGCATGTAACTGAGTCAATGGACAGTATTGGTGTATGCGGTTGGCGGGGGTGTATGGCACGGTTTGCGAGCATCCCCCGCCTTTCAGCACACATCGCGCGAGTGCACGCGCATGCACACAGAGACGGATTGTTCTATTGCAACTGGAAGGGTTGTTCTAGACCGCAACGGGGTTTTAACGCCAG GTACAAAATGTTGGTGCATGTAAGGACTCACACAAACGAACGTCCACATACCTGTAATCAGTGTCAAAAAAGCTTTTCAAGAGccgaaaatcttaaaatacatCTCCGTTCACATTCCGGGGAAAAACCATACGTTTGCCCTTACGAG GGATGCGGGAAAGCGTACTCAAATTCAAGCGACAGGTTCAAACACACACGTACGCACACCGTGGATAAGCCTTACTGCTGCAAAATACCGGGTTGCAACAAACGTTACACGGATCCGTCCAGCTTAAGGAAACATGTCAAGACTTACAAACACTTCGTCAACGATAAGGACCTGCCGAAACATGAAATGACGGAAGAAAGAGCGAGTTCTGATAGCTCTTCACCGCTTCGGGAAAACAGCGGATACGGCCAGTCCTCACCTCGTATGTACATCCCAAATTGTATACCCCCATCAAAATCCTCGTACAATACCTACTTGCCGTATTCGAATCCCGCGTTAGGAGCGCCTTTAGGTTACTTACCAGTGTTAGAACAAGTTCCGTGTGTGCGACCGTTAGAGAGGGTTTTTCCCATGAGAGTCCCGCCCCACGACATGCCGTATACAGACTACCACCTCTACGAGGACCATTACCGGAACGTCTACCCTTACGGCCTAAATTATTCACCCTTAAGGCCGAATGTCaatgaaaaagtattatatgaaGAGCAGGAAACAATCGAGGAGATACAAGTTGTTGATACTGAAAAACACGTAGAAGTACctttaaacttaatatgtaGCAAACGACTGGAGTTCAAGCCAGTCGACGATCTAGTCAGACACACAGACTTGCCTCTAGATTTAAGTACTAagagttaa
- the LOC116769796 gene encoding probable nucleoporin Nup54 — protein sequence MAFSFGSNTTSQSTGFGSAAKPTFSFGSTNTATTSTAGFGGFGTATSASGFGTFGAQTSTTATPFGGIGTATTTTPSLFSGTGFGATAAKPATGFGGGFGTSTFGTGTGFGTGTSTFGNTAPSFGTNTLGSNAFGTGSTFGTSFGSKPSTGFGGFGTLGTNTFGQQQQQQQQQQQQQGPTNANEALVAAVFNCCVFGDERDQVLAKWNLLQAQWGTGQAYYSRNAPPLELNEQNPLCRFKAVGYSRIGGKEDKEGHVALLFNKTEQEIKNNQQTLSTSLAGLLGNKPNLAINIESTKAVSDTKTQVIIYVVDKGANGVHISATELSTFLNTGAAKNALNTAGCSSITPVTRPTPQMLDQYLQTPPPGMDMRLWKQAQADNPDPENYIPVPIIGFSEIKFRSRAQGEEAALQARWLKRAGDTLGELRTRRAAAAAALARSAATLHSLKHTLLQVIARQEVAGRVGIPLSPEEEAARARLQELASQLAAPPLYNGRLNELLCAVRLQRSASAGAPLERYQLDPGAQEDVKQFLSLQQKGMAHLLDTARKDLSALNTIAEGMARLVRA from the exons ATGGCATTTTCTTTCGGTTCTAATACAACCTCACAGAGTACAGGTTTCGGTTCTGCCGCTAAac CGACATTTTCATTTGGTAGCACTAACACAGCTACTACAAGTACTGCTGGTTTCGGGGGTTTTGGTACAGCTACGTCTGCTTCTGGTTTTGGCACATTTGGAGCACAGACATCTACTACAG CGACTCCTTTTGGTGGTATAGGCACAGCTACAACAACTACACCATCACTTTTCAGTGGCACTGGCTTTGGGGCTACTGCAGCTAAACCAGCAAccg GATTTGGTGGTGGTTTCGGGACATCAACATTTGGTACTGGAACTGGATTTGGTACTGGAACATCAACATTTGGAAACACAGCGCCATCATTTGGCACAAACACATTAGGAAGCAATGCCTTTGGGACAGGATCAACATTTGGCACATCCTTTGGCTCAAAACCTAGTACTGGTTTTGGTGGATTTGGTACTCTGGGCACCAATACATTTGGACAGCAACAGCAG CAACAACAGCAGCAACAGCAGCAACAGGGACCAACAAATGCCAATGAAGCTCTTGTGGCAGCTGTCTTCAACTGTTGTGTGTTTGGTGATGAACGCGATCAAGTCCTGGCTAAGTGGAACCTCTTACAAGCACAGTGGGGCACAg GTCAAGCCTACTACAGTCGTAATGCACCGCCACTTGAACTGAACGAACAGAATCCTCTTTGCCGTTTCAAAGCTGTTGGTTATTCTAGAATCGGTGGCAAGGAGGATAAGGAAGGTCATGTCGCGTTACTGTTCAATAAAACTGAACAGGAAATTAA gaataatCAACAAACCCTGTCTACATCACTGGCTGGTTTGCTCGGTAATAAGCCAAATTTAGCCATCAATATTGAATCTACAAAGGCTGTATCAGATACTAAAACCCAG GTGATTATATATGTGGTTGACAAGGGGGCGAATGGAGTCCATATCAGCGCAACGGAGTTGTCGACATTTCTTAACACTGGCGCTGCTAAGAATGCTCTCAATACAGCTGGATGTTCCAGCATAACACCCGTCACGAGACCAACTCCGCAGATGTTAGATCAGTATCTACAAACACCTCCACCAG gaATGGACATGCGTCTTTGGAAGCAAGCCCAAGCAGACAATCCTGATCCGGAAAACTACATACCTGTTCCTATCATTGGTTTCTCtgag ATAAAGTTCAGATCCCGTGCTCAGGGTGAGGAGGCTGCTTTACAGGCTCGTTGGTTGAAGCGTGCTGGAGACACACTGGGAGAATTACGGACACGACGAGCTGCAGCAGCGGCAGCCCTAGCACGCTCTGCGGCAACCCTACACTCACTAAAACATACATTGCTGCAg GTGATCGCTCGCCAGGAGGTCGCAGGTCGTGTGGGGATACCCCTGAGTCCTGAGGAGGAGGCGGCTCGGGCTCGTCTACAAGAATTAGCATCACAACTGGCTGCACCACCACTCTATAAT ggTCGTTTGAACGAACTCCTCTGTGCCGTTCGTCTTCAGCGCAGCGCAAGCGCAGGCGCCCCTCTCGAGAGATATCAATTGGATCCAG GTGCTCAAGAGGACGTGAAGCAATTCCTATCACTCCAGCAGAAGGGTATGGCTCATTTATTGGACACAGCTCGTAAGGACCTTTCAGCTCTCAACACCATCGCTGAAGGGATGGCGCGACTCGTGCGAGCTTAG
- the LOC116769838 gene encoding endothelial differentiation-related factor 1 homolog yields MSDWDTVTILRKKPPKASALKTEQAVNAARRQGLPVDTQQKYGAGTNKQHVTTKNTAKLDRETEELRHEKVPLDLGKLIMQGRQAKGMSQKDLATKICEKPQIVNDYEAGRGIPNNIVLGKIERAIGIKLRGKDRGQPLQPPGGKKV; encoded by the coding sequence ATGTCTGATTGGGATACAGTGACTATTCTTCGAAAGAAACCACCAAAGGCATCGGCACTAAAGACAGAACAAGCCGTTAATGCTGCACGTCGTCAAGGTTTACCAGTAGACACTCAACAAAAATACGGTGCGGGGACTAATAAACAACAtgttacaacaaaaaatactgCAAAACTCGATAGAGAAACAGAAGAGCTTAGACATGAAAAAGTACCCCTCGATTTAGGAAAGCTTATAATGCAAGGACGACAAGCTAAAGGCATGAGTCAAAAAGATTTGGCcacaaaaatatgtgaaaaacCACAAATCGTAAATGACTATGAGGCCGGTCGTGGTATACCTAACAACATCGTTCTTGGTAAAATAGAGAGGGCAATTGGAATAAAACTAAGAGGAAAAGATCGCGGCCAACCGCTACAGCCTCCTGGTGGAAAAAAAGTATAG
- the LOC116769830 gene encoding general transcription factor 3C polypeptide 6 isoform X2, whose translation MDNETQSETEEEILVYAEFEDSVNLNKYKFVHVLGIDTKHPVFQLDDTFFTGTYENPLGTYMFFEEDPTIQSSDPLFDRLPAKNLKYLCKTRKLINVEHAYITPKEEDKGKTRPK comes from the exons atggaCAATGAAACACAATCTGAAACGGAGGAAGAAATTTTGGTTTATGCTGAATTTGAAGACAGTGTGAacctcaataaatataaatttgttcatgTTTTAGGGATAGACACAAAACATCCAGTTTTTCAATTAGatgatacattttttacag GTACATATGAAAATCCACTGGGTActtatatgttttttgaaGAAGACCCCACTATTCAAAGTTCAGATCCATTGTTTGATAGATTGCCagccaaaaatttaaaatatttatgcaagACAAGGAAACTTATAAATGTAGAACATGCTTATATTACACCAAAGGAGGAAGATAAAGGCAA gacAAGGCCAAAGTGA
- the LOC116769830 gene encoding general transcription factor 3C polypeptide 6 isoform X1 gives MDNETQSETEEEILVYAEFEDSVNLNKYKFVHVLGIDTKHPVFQLDDTFFTGTYENPLGTYMFFEEDPTIQSSDPLFDRLPAKNLKYLCKTRKLINVEHAYITPKEEDKGQGQSEVVNDDTQNEDIQPAAFNSIQEALEIFKKEWENKIKE, from the exons atggaCAATGAAACACAATCTGAAACGGAGGAAGAAATTTTGGTTTATGCTGAATTTGAAGACAGTGTGAacctcaataaatataaatttgttcatgTTTTAGGGATAGACACAAAACATCCAGTTTTTCAATTAGatgatacattttttacag GTACATATGAAAATCCACTGGGTActtatatgttttttgaaGAAGACCCCACTATTCAAAGTTCAGATCCATTGTTTGATAGATTGCCagccaaaaatttaaaatatttatgcaagACAAGGAAACTTATAAATGTAGAACATGCTTATATTACACCAAAGGAGGAAGATAAAG gacAAGGCCAAAGTGAAGTAGTGAATGACGACACACAGAATGAGGATATACAACCAGCTGCCTTTAACTCTATTCAAGAAGCGCTAGAGATATTCAAAAAAGAGTGGGAGAACaagataaaagaataa
- the LOC116769807 gene encoding zinc finger protein 723-like: MFTTNTVQGGSVPTLQYQEHPQKSQGKNIENVQQKTQQTQQTQQEFPTFCYTTNVNMIGKIGSGTTGGTGGVTGGVNIAQLTTSDDKTCYIAQPFSYNYALVNQMQIAPNGLQNTISNISFKCDVCGLMFGHLTLLNTHKRMHTQDSDSNVVVVSTGVSTANDVSMPPHIQILSTDPNETQQHHVQLQDTKPVIIEKVQKCITCGGAITNNPKRKGPKLIRCENCIAQDSVEQRNNQLNTTQIFVAAENNVKFEVGGASGVQAPGDPLSNASNNQQQQKPLPGHHPVKKRNLASVTKCQNCNGSGIVFVGGRDKSKNNQAIADKPFHCNICGGSFSRYSSLWSHKKLHSGEKNFKCGICGIAFAKAVYLKNHSRIHTGEKPYRCQTCGMQFSQSPHLKNHERTHSGEKPYVCEVCDKGFARHATLWNHRRIHTGEKPYKCETCGSAFSQAAHLKNHAKVHSGEKPFKCDICTAAFADRFALKRHRGIHDKYGQTAPLPSRIQLTQQEQSQQQTNNEQQATPTVEVEHRTEQTL, encoded by the exons aTGTTCACCACAAATACCGTGCAAGGCGGCTCAGTGCCCACACTACAATACCAGGAACATCCACAGAAATCACAAGggaaaaacattgaaaatgttCAACAAAAAACACAACAGACTCAGCAAACCCAACAG GAGTTTCcaacattttgttatacaacCAATGTAAATATGATAGGTAAAATTGGATCTGGAACAACTGGTGGGACGGGGGGAGTAACAGGGGGTGTAAACATAGCCCAGCTCACAACCAGTGATGACAAAACATGTTACATAGCCCAACCTTTCTCTTATAATTATGCTCTAGTAAATCAAATGCAAATTGCACCAAATGGATTACAGAatacaatatcaaatataagtttcaagtGTGATGTCTGCGGCCTTATGTTTGGCCATCTCACTTTACTTAATACTCATAAACGGATGCATACACAGGATTCAG ATAGTAATGTGGTTGTGGTATCTACTGGTGTGAGTACGGCCAATGATGTCAGCATGCCGCCCCATATTCAAATACTATCCACAGATCCCAATGAAACCCAACAACACCATGTCCAGTTACAAGATA CTAAACCGGTGATAATAGAAAAAGTCCAGAAATGTATAACATGTGGAGGTGCCATAACAAACAACCCGAAAAGGAAAGGTCCAAAGCTAATACGCTGTGAAAACTGTATAGCACAAGATTCAGTAGaacaaagaaataatcaaT tAAATACTACTCAAATATTTGTAGCAgctgaaaataatgttaagtttGAAGTGGGAGGTGCTAGCGGGGTTCAAGCGCCTGGGGATCCATTATCGAATGCATCCAACAACCAACAACAACAGAAACCCT tgcCCGGTCATCATCctgttaaaaaaagaaacctAGCTTCGGTTACGAAATGTCAAAACTGCAACGGTTCTGGTATAGTATTTGTCGGGGGAAGAGACAAAAGCAAAAACAATCAAGCAATAGCAGACAAGCCGTTCCATTGTAACATCTGTGGTGGTTCGTTTTCAAGATATTCGTCGTTATGGTCTCATAAGAAGTTGCATTCTGGTGAAAAGAACTTTAAATGTGGAATATGTGGAATCGCATTTGCGAAAGCTGTTTACCTCAAAAACCATTCGAGAATACACACTGGCGAAAAGCCGTATAG ATGTCAAACATGTGGAATGCAGTTCTCACAGTCACCACATTTGAAGAACCATGAAAGAACGCATTCCGGAGAGAAACCGTATGTCTGTGAA GTCTGTGACAAAGGGTTCGCCAGGCACGCGACCTTATGGAATCATCGTCGTATACATACGGGAGAGAAACCATACAA ATGCGAAACGTGTGGCTCGGCGTTTAGTCAAGCCGCGCATCTTAAAAATCACGCCAAAGTGCATTCTGGTGAGAAGCCATTCAAATGTGACATTTGTACCGCTGCCTTCGCCGACCGCTTCGCTTTGAAACGACACAGAGGCATACACGACAAATatg GTCAAACAGCTCCTCTGCCTTCAAGAATACAGCTCACCCAGCAGGAACAGTCACAACAACAGACAAACAACGAACAGCAAGCAACACCGACCGTGGAGGTTGAACATCGCACCGAACAAACTCTATGA
- the LOC116768481 gene encoding nucleoside diphosphate kinase, with product MAEPRERTFIMVKPDGVQRGLVGQIMERFEKKGFKLVGLKFVWPSEELLQKHYSDLASRPFFPGLVKYMSSGPVVPMVWEGLNVVKTGRQMLGATNPADSLPGTIRGDLCIEVGRNIIHGSDSVDSANKEINLWFTEKELVGWTPAAEKWVYE from the coding sequence ATGGCTGAACCACGCGAAAGAACTTTCATCATGGTTAAACCAGACGGCGTACAAAGAGGACTCGTCGGCCAAATTATGGAAAGGTTCGAAAAGAAAGGTTTTAAGCTTGTAGGTCTTAAGTTTGTGTGGCCATCTGAAGAGCTTTTACAAAAGCATTACAGCGACCTGGCATCGCGACCATTCTTCCCTGGTCTTGTGAAATACATGAGTTCCGGGCCTGTTGTACCCATGGTTTGGGAAGGACTTAACGTAGTGAAGACCGGTCGTCAAATGCTCGGCGCAACAAACCCAGCTGACTCTTTACCTGGTACCATTCGTGGAGATCTGTGCATTGAAGTTGGCCGCAACATTATTCACGGCTCTGACAGTGTTGACTCAGCTAACAAGGAAATCAATCTCTGGTTCACTGAAAAGGAACTCGTCGGATGGACCCCTGCTGCGGAGAAATGGGTCTATGAATAA
- the LOC116768156 gene encoding DNA-3-methyladenine glycosylase-like: MNMTNNQIRCGWLNEDPIYIYYHDLEWGRPEYDTIRLFELICLEGQQAGLSWITILKKRDSYRKLFCNFDPHEIIKLNLNYIESLQNNPEIVRHKGKIQSIINNAQCFIKMKNNGEDFSTLVWSSVNNKTIVNNWKNEREVPTQTKESIALSKALKKLGFTYVGPTICYAFMQASGLVNDHVIDCFCRKSLIS; the protein is encoded by the coding sequence ATGAATATGACGAATAATCAAATTAGATGTGGTTGGTTAAATGAAGACcctatttacatatattatcacGATTTAGAATGGGGTAGACCAGAGTATGATACTATCCGCctgtttgaattaatttgcCTTGAAGGACAACAGGCTGGTCTTTCATGGataacaattttgaaaaaaaggGACAGCTATCGCAAActcttttgtaattttgatcctcatgaaattataaagttaaatttaaattacattgagTCTCTACAGAATAATCCTGAAATTGTAAGACATAAAGGTAAAATTCAATCAATAATTAACAATGCTCAATGCTTtatcaaaatgaaaaacaatggAGAAGACTTCTCTACATTAGTATGGAGTTCtgtgaataataaaactattgttaataattgGAAAAATGAAAGGGAAGTCCCAACACAAACAAAAGAATCTATTGCTCTTTCTAAAGCACTAAAAAAGCTTGGGTTTACATATGTGGGCCCAACAATATGTTATGCATTCATGCAAGCTTCTGGTTTAGTGAATGATCATGTTATCGACTGTTTCTGTAGGAAATCATTAATAtcctaa
- the LOC116768151 gene encoding uncharacterized protein LOC116768151 yields MFSYFVQFITLLLVVKGKCFSIEKDSYLLDRSPPENGISDFIISKGYLPKESELPKSSIIKNIDNDVTYLLSKLSEDELIRLLNEKPNKNVYDLNDVVQIAFGKQSKDSRIPNILKNSENLRDQKYKSIQDAYSKDNSNTAFFKLDQQQIFPEKQYNKANFLALNKLNNLLVRRPHDQLMADNLNDEKRELLFDILVAQLRALCCKSSSKKLPLEEISNIHNIQLSREPQRKGQRLNEFMFLIVNDEVKNNANDDDLIIVDPDTLEKNSSVLLLGPITTPLTDGQLKVVMNRISTELSKPEYSSLLKQLSEGTVSNTNISLMKNFIFGPETRRYIKAHRCNHQAKLSKVYGGPKWLLCTGYLNVNRPSLYD; encoded by the exons atgttttcctaTTTCGTTCAATTCATAACACTGCTACTG gtaGTGAAGGGTAAATGTTTCAGTATAGAAAaagattcatatttattagataGAAGTCCTCCAGAAAATGGAATatctgattttataatttctaaaggATATTTGCCTAAAGAAAGTGAATTACCAAAATCttccattataaaaaatatag ataATGATGTTACGTATCTTTTATCAAAGTTATCTGAAGATGAActtattagattattaaatgaaaaaccaaataaaaatgtatatgatttaaatgacGTAGTTCAAATAGCATTCGGAAAACAATCAAAAGATTCAAGAATTCCTAATATTCTGAAAAATTCTGAAAATTTGCgagatcaaaaatataaaagcattCAGGATGCTTATAGCAAAGACAACAGCAATACAGCATTCTTCAAATTAGATCAGCAGCAAATATTTCCCGAAAAACAGTACAACAAAGCCAACTTTTTGGCTTTAAACAAACTCAACAACCTTTTAGTGAGGCGTCCTCATGACCAATTAATGgcagataatttaaatgatgagAAAAGAGAGCTATTGTTTGACATTCTTGTGGCGCAACTGAGAGCTTTGTGTTGTAAAAGCTCGTCAAAGAAATTACCATTAGAAGAAATCAGTAATATACACAATATACAACTTAGTAGAGAACCACAACGGAAAGGACAAAGATTGAATGAGTTTATGTTCTTAATAGTCAACgatgaagttaaaaataacgCTAATGATGACGATTTGATAATAGTTGATCCTGATACCCTGGAAAAAAATAGCAGTGTTTTGCTATTAGGACCAATAACAACGCCATTAACGGATGGCCAACTAAAAGTCGTC ATGAATCGAATTTCCACTGAATTATCAAAACCTGAATACTCATCGTTGCTTAAGCAACTCTCTGAGGGGACAGTGAGTAATACGAACATAAGCCTGATGAAAAACTTTATCTTTGGTCCTGAAACTCGACGATATATAAAGGCTCATAGATGCAATCATCAAGCGAAATTATCCAAAGTTTATGGGGGACCTAAATGGTTACTTTGCACCGgctatttaaatgtcaatagACCAAGTCTTTACGATTAA